ACTGGCTCGCGCGCAACGCGCCCATTGACGGCCTTTACCTCGACGACGTCGCCTACGACCGCACGATTCTCAAGCGCGTGCGCAAGGTGCTTGACCGTGCCCGGCCCGGCTGCCTGATTGACCTGCACTCCAATACGCTCTTCTCGATCGGCCCGGCGAATCAATACACCGAGTTCTTCCCCTACGTGAACCGGCTCTGGTTCGGCGAGGGCTTCAACTATGACGCCATGTCCCCCGAGCAATGGCTGGTCGAGTGCAGCGGTATCCCGTTCGGCCTGATGGGCGACATGCTCCAGGACGGCGGCAACCCCTGGCGCGGGATGCTGTTTGGCATGACCGCCCGCCTGCCTTGGCCGAAGTCCGATCCGCGCCGCGTGTGGAAGATTTGGGATGAGTTCGGCATCGGCCAAGCGCAGATGTTCGGCTGGTGGGCAACGAACTGCCCCGTCCGCGCCAGCCGCGACGACGTGCTGGCCACCGCCTACGTGAAGCCGGGCAAAAGCCTGATCGCCCTGGCCAGTTGGGCGCCGGGGAAGTCCGAGGTGCGCCTCCAATTTGACTGCCAGGCGCTGGGGCTGGATATCGGCAAAGCTCGCCTCATCGCCCCGGCCATCACGGACTTCCAGCCCGCCGGGCAATGGCGCCTGGATGAGCCAATCCCCGTCGAGCCCAAACGCGGCTGGCTCCTTCACCTGTCGGAGGTGCCGTAGCCGCAAATGGGCTCTGGACAAGCCCCGGAGGGCGCCTAGAATATTTATCGATTTTCTGTTTGCACTTATTGAAGACACTGCTAGAACTATCGCCGTTGGGCATATTTTTCGGGGCCGGTTGGTCGATTTTTGAACGAGTTCCGCTTGGGCGCTTCTATTCCTCACGACCAAGTTCGCGGAGTCGCAGGCAGATCGTGTCGGAATGAACGTACCCATTTTATTAGCGCAGGTCGGCGCCAGAGCAGGTGAGGCGGAACTGCTTTACATCTGGCGGCGGTGCACACCCGAAGGCAAGGCCGTCATCTTCTGCCTCGTCATCCTGTCGGTCATCGCGTGGTCCGTGATGATCGCCAAGGCCATCCAGATGCGCCGGGCCAGGAAGCTCAACCAGTACTTCGACTCCGAGTTCCGCACGCAGAAGCACGTCCTCGATCTCTACGATCGCCGGGTCCAGGCGCAGGGCTGCCCGCTGTTCACCGTCTATCAGGCCGGCAGCCTGGAGCTGGACGCGCGATTGAAGAATCCCGACGGCGGCGGGCGCAAGAAGTTCGTCTCGCTCAAAGGCATCGAGCACGTCAAGCGCACCCTCGAAACCGCCGTGGCGCAGGAAGCGCTCAAGCTGGAGTCGGGGCTGATCCTGCTGGCCATTGCCGTGAGCGGCGCGCCGTTCCTGGGCCTGCTGGGAACGGTGTGGGGCGTGATGAGCACGTTTGGCCACGTCGCGCAGCAGGGCGTCGCGACCATGGCGGCGATGGCGCCCGGCGTGGCGGCGGCGCTGATCACTACGGTCGCGGGCTTGCTGGTGGCGATCCCCTCCATGTTCGCCTACAACTGGCTGGTGCATAACCTGCGCGTGTTCACCGTGGGGCTGGACAACTTCGCGCAGGAACTGGTGTCCAAGATCGAGACGGAGTATCTTGAGGAAGAGTAGAAGTTGAGGGTTGACGATGCGCCGTTTCTCACAACGCAGTGCGCTGGTGACGCTGAGCGAGATTAACATCACGCCGTTGCTGGACCTTGCGTTTGTGCTGCTGATCATCTTCGTCATCACCACGCCGCTGCTCGAGCAAGGCCTGAGCCTCAAACTCCCGGCCGGCGGCAAGCCGGACCGGCCGATCGAGCGGCGGGACATCCGCACCGTCGAAGTCAGTTCGCAGGGGGCGCTAATGCTCGACCGCCGGCGGCTGTCGCTGGATCAGATCGAGGCGGCGCTGGTCCGGGACTTCCGCGCGAACCCGAACCTGGTGGTCTACCTGCGCGCCGATGAGAACTGCCGGTGGCGGGAGGTGGAGGCCGTGATGGATCGCTGCCAGCGCAACGGCATCACCCGCCTCTCGGCACGCACCGAAACGCCCAAACGTTGATGAACCGGCTGCAACAGAAATGCTTCGTCGCCTCAGCCGGCATCCACGTGCTGCTGATGGTGATTCTGGTGATCGGCCCCGCGTTCCTGACGTCGAAGAGCAAATCGGATCCCCGCCCGCCCCTGGACTATATCCCCACAAAGCTGATTGACGCGGCGTTTGCCGGTGGCGGCAACCCGAACGGCACGCCTCCGCCGCCTGCCCCGCCCGAGCCGCGACCGCCCACCCCGGCACCGCCGGCGCAGCTGCCCGAGCCGGTAAAACCACAGCCGGCCGCACCGCCACCCGAGCCGGTCAAGGAGGTCAGACCTACCACGCCCGACCCGGACGCGGTGGAGCCCGAACGCAAGCGGACGTTGCCCGAGGTCAGCACCAAACGGATTGTCCGCCCGCGTGACGCCAAGAAGGCCCCGTCCTCGTCCACCGCCTCGACGTCAAGTGCCGACAGCGCAGAACAGCGCTTGGCGGATGCGAGGAAGCGCGCGGCGACGATGATTGGCGCAACGGCCCGCAGCCTGCGCAACGACATGGCGCCCGGCACAAGCATCGAGCCTTTAGGCCCCGGCGGCGGCGGCGAAGTGTATGCTGGTTACGAGCAGGCGGTTCAGAGTATTTACTGGCATGCCTGGATTCCGCCACAGGACTCGGCCAATGATGCCGCCATTGCCCGAGTCCGGGTCACCATCGCGAGCGACGGCACCGTCCTGTCGGCGCGCATCGTCCAACCGTCGGGCGACACCAGTGTGGACAACTCCGTGCAGCGGACGATCGACCGGGTAACTTTCCTCGCTCCTTTCCCCGAGGGGGCGAGAGACAAGCAACGCACTTACATTATCAAATTTGACCTTAAAGCCAAACTTCTATCCGGATGAAACCTACCAACGCACTCCTCACTAAGCTCTGTCTCTTGGCAGCCGCCGCCGCCGCCAGCCGCCTGATGGCGCAGGTTGAAATCCCGGTCGAGAAACGGATCGAGATCCCCGGCCAGGCCAGGCCCATCCTGGTCTCCATGAGCGGCCTGACCGGCGAGGCGGCATCCACGCTCCAGTTCGATCTTTACGTGCAGGGCTTCGCTTTTACCAACGCCCAGTCGGCGCAGTACCTGATCAGCGGCAGCAACAACGGCAACCTGCAGGCTCGGGTCACGGACCCGCACAATAAGAGCACGCTGGTTTCCAAGGCCTACTCCGGCGCGTCTCTGCGGCGCCAGGTCCATGCCTTTGCCGATGACTTCGTCCAGGCGCTCGGCCGCAAGGGGATAGCGCAGACCAAGATCGCCTGCAAAGGCGCCAACGGCCGGACCAGCGAAATCTATGTCACCGACTTCGACGGTCACAACGTGCAGCCGGTAACGAAGGATAACAGCATCGTGGCCGCTCCCTGCTGGGTGCCGGGACACCTGGCGCTGTATTACGTATCTTACAAATTGGACAACGCCGACATCTTCTACCATGACCTGTCGACGGGAGCGCGGCGTGCGTTCGCCCGGTTCGGCGGGTCGAACATCGGTCCGGCAGTGTCTCCCAACGGCAACCACGTCGCCATGGTCCTGAGCAAGGACGGCTGGGTGGACCTTTACGTTTCCGCCGCCGCCGGCGGCGATCCCAAGCGGCTGACCCGCTCGCCGCAGGACGAGTCCTCGCCCTGCTGGTCGCCGGATGGGAACTGGATTTGTTTGGCGGCCAAAGAGCGGGAGCGCCGGATGCTCTGCAAGGTGCCCGCGTCGGGCGGAGCCTTGAAGCAAATCGGGACCGGCGGCACGCCCAGCCCCACCGAGCCGGATTACTCGCCGGACGGCAAGTGGATTGCCTACACGGCGCAATACCGATCCGGCTTCCAAATCTGCGTCGTGCCGGCCGAGGGCGGCGCAGCGGTGTCGCTGGTCGAGGGCGAAGACCCGTCCTGGTCGCCGAACTCGCGGACGCTGGCTTTTTGCCGGCGGCGGGGGGGTGGAAATTACGTGCTCTCTCTGCTTGACGTACCGACCAAACAATACAAAGATGTATCCCGAATTTCGGGAATTAGCTCGCAGTCACAACCCAGTTGGGCTAGATAGGCCCGTCCATGAAAGGCAAGACAAGATGAAACTGAACAAGTTTGCAAACCTGATGGTGATCGGATTGGTGCTCACGATTGCGGCCTCCGGCTGCCGCAAGAAACCTGTCAACACAACAGTTCTTCCCGGATCGCGAGCGGGCAGGGTTGCCGAGGCGCCGCCGGGTGGATTGCTGACGCCCGGCACGGGAGTGTCAACGGGGGAGGGGGTTGGCAGTACGCCCAGCGGTTTCCCGATGAACCCGGCCGGCTCGCATCAAGGCTGGCCCGAGGACGCCCAGGCCCTTAAAGCCGAAACGGTCTACTTCGATTTTGACAGCTCGGCCATCAAGGCGAGCGAGCAGTCCAAGATCACGGCGGTGGCCGATTACCTCAAATCCAATTCCGCCAAGGCTGTGCGGGTCGAAGGCAACTGCGACGAGCGCGGCACTGAGGAATACAACCGTGCGCTCGGCGAGCGCCGCGCGCAAGCCGTGCGCGCGGAACTCATCAACCTGGGCATTGACCCGACCCGCGTTGACACCAAGACCTGGGGCAAGGACAACCCGGCGAACGACCCGGGTCACGACGAGACCGCCTGGCGGAAGAACCGCCGGGATGATTTCATCGTCCTGTCGCCGCCGGGCAGCTAGTCCGGCACTGGGCAAAAACATCTGCCGCGAGCATCTCACCCTCCGCACGGAATGCAATCAGACCGTGCGCTCGTGCGCTCTGGCGAGGTTTTTTGCGGCTTTACTATTTCAGGGGAGGGGCTTACGCTACTGGGACATTGTTTGCTAATTTATGAACGCTATGTTTGGCTTGTTTAACCTGGGCGGCGGGGAAATTATTCTGATTCTCGCCCTGGTATTGATTTTGTTCGGGGCCAAGAAGCTGCCGGAACTGGCCAAGGGCCTGGGGACTGGGATCAAGGAATTCAAGAAGGCCACGCGCGAAGTCACCGACGAGATTCACACGGCGATGGATGACACCCCTCCGCCGCCCAAGTCTTTGCCCACCACCGGCACCCAAGCCGAGGCGCAACAGACCACTTCGCAATCCACTCCTGAAGCCAAAGACTGATTCGCTGAGCGGTTCTTCCCATGGCTGATGAACCCGTAGCGGAGCATATTGACGAGCAGGAAGAGGAGGAAGGGGGGCCGATAAAATCCTTCCTTGAGCACCTCGAGGACCTCCGCTGGGTGCTCATCAAGAGCTGCGCCGCCGCCGGCGTCGCCATGCTCGTTTGTCTGCTGGGGGGCAACTATGTCATCGGGGTTCTGGAGTGGCCGCTGCGCCAGGCACCGGCCCTGCACACTTCCAGGACGCAAACTGTCAAGGTGTTCCTCGGCACCAACCAGCTCAGCGTTCTCCACCCCGCCACTAATGACCCGCTGGCTTCGCTGGTCGGCACCAACCGCTCTGTCCGCCTGGAGCTTGTGCCCGGCGTCCAGGGCACCAACCAGATCATGGCCTGGCGCGTCCAGCCCGACGCCGAGAGCCGGGCCGAACCGGGCCTGGGCATTCAAATTATCAACCTGAGTCCGGCGGGCTCGTTCATTGTGGCGACCAAGGTGGCGTTTTTTGGCGGCTTGGTGCTGGCGTCGCCGTTCATCTTCTACTTCGTCGCGCATTTCGTTTTTCCCGCGCTGCGGATGCGGGAGAAGAAATACGTTTATCGCGGCCTGATTTTTGGCCTCGGGCTGTTCGCAATCGGGGTTTGCTTCTGTTATTTCATCCTCATGCCGATAGCGCTGGCGGCTTCTGTCCAGTACGCCGAGTGGCTTGGCTTTTCCGCCACCCAATGGCGGGCGGAGGACTACGTGAGTTTCGTGTGCAAGTTCATGCTGGGCATGGGCATCGGCTTCGAGCTGCCCGTGGTGGTATTGACGCTGGTCAAGATCGGCGTCCTAAACTATCGCATGCTGGCGGGCGGCCGGCGGTATGTGATCGTCATCAGCGCCGTGCTGGGCGCCGTGCTGACCACTCCGGAAGTGATCACCCAGGTCCTGATGGCCATCCCGCTCTATCTGCTATACGAAACCTGCATTTGGATCGCCTGGTA
Above is a window of Candidatus Paceibacterota bacterium DNA encoding:
- a CDS encoding biopolymer transporter ExbD → MRRFSQRSALVTLSEINITPLLDLAFVLLIIFVITTPLLEQGLSLKLPAGGKPDRPIERRDIRTVEVSSQGALMLDRRRLSLDQIEAALVRDFRANPNLVVYLRADENCRWREVEAVMDRCQRNGITRLSARTETPKR
- a CDS encoding OmpA family protein; amino-acid sequence: MKLNKFANLMVIGLVLTIAASGCRKKPVNTTVLPGSRAGRVAEAPPGGLLTPGTGVSTGEGVGSTPSGFPMNPAGSHQGWPEDAQALKAETVYFDFDSSAIKASEQSKITAVADYLKSNSAKAVRVEGNCDERGTEEYNRALGERRAQAVRAELINLGIDPTRVDTKTWGKDNPANDPGHDETAWRKNRRDDFIVLSPPGS
- the tatC gene encoding twin-arginine translocase subunit TatC: MADEPVAEHIDEQEEEEGGPIKSFLEHLEDLRWVLIKSCAAAGVAMLVCLLGGNYVIGVLEWPLRQAPALHTSRTQTVKVFLGTNQLSVLHPATNDPLASLVGTNRSVRLELVPGVQGTNQIMAWRVQPDAESRAEPGLGIQIINLSPAGSFIVATKVAFFGGLVLASPFIFYFVAHFVFPALRMREKKYVYRGLIFGLGLFAIGVCFCYFILMPIALAASVQYAEWLGFSATQWRAEDYVSFVCKFMLGMGIGFELPVVVLTLVKIGVLNYRMLAGGRRYVIVISAVLGAVLTTPEVITQVLMAIPLYLLYETCIWIAWYWERKEKQREVAAAAGDAVTGT
- a CDS encoding MotA/TolQ/ExbB proton channel family protein, with protein sequence MNVPILLAQVGARAGEAELLYIWRRCTPEGKAVIFCLVILSVIAWSVMIAKAIQMRRARKLNQYFDSEFRTQKHVLDLYDRRVQAQGCPLFTVYQAGSLELDARLKNPDGGGRKKFVSLKGIEHVKRTLETAVAQEALKLESGLILLAIAVSGAPFLGLLGTVWGVMSTFGHVAQQGVATMAAMAPGVAAALITTVAGLLVAIPSMFAYNWLVHNLRVFTVGLDNFAQELVSKIETEYLEEE
- a CDS encoding TonB family protein, which gives rise to MNRLQQKCFVASAGIHVLLMVILVIGPAFLTSKSKSDPRPPLDYIPTKLIDAAFAGGGNPNGTPPPPAPPEPRPPTPAPPAQLPEPVKPQPAAPPPEPVKEVRPTTPDPDAVEPERKRTLPEVSTKRIVRPRDAKKAPSSSTASTSSADSAEQRLADARKRAATMIGATARSLRNDMAPGTSIEPLGPGGGGEVYAGYEQAVQSIYWHAWIPPQDSANDAAIARVRVTIASDGTVLSARIVQPSGDTSVDNSVQRTIDRVTFLAPFPEGARDKQRTYIIKFDLKAKLLSG
- the tatA gene encoding twin-arginine translocase TatA/TatE family subunit, which encodes MFNLGGGEIILILALVLILFGAKKLPELAKGLGTGIKEFKKATREVTDEIHTAMDDTPPPPKSLPTTGTQAEAQQTTSQSTPEAKD